The window AGGGAAAGTATGCGATTTGGGCGTCGGGTTCGGTTGCCTGGGAGGCCGCCCTCAAAAGGTTCGACGCAGCGGGATATCCGGCGGTTACAAGGTGCGCCGGAATTCGGGAGATTTCCCGGGTAGGGTCCGGTTTAGGCCGGAAAGAGTTCGCTCAAGCAAAACGGGCGGCTCCGCGAGAGCGGCAAGCCGGGCTTCCGTTATTCGGCAGGGATCAGATCGAAAAGGTTCCGTCCGCCGTGTGACTCGGGCGGGGTGGGGGGATCGGCCGCTGGTGTGGCTGGAGAGTCGCCTGCTCCGGTCGCCGGCTGTCCGGGATCGACTGACGGTGTGGAAGCAGGGGCCTGGGTGGGAACCGGCGTGACCTCGGCCACTTGGCCAGGCGTGGCCTGATCCAATTGCCGGGTGAGGTCGTCGATGAGCTCTTCCCAGATCATGAGGTCGCTGGAGGAGAGGTTTGCCAGCGCGTTGGCTTGTGGCAGGTCGAGTTGCTCTTGCAGCGCCTCTTGCTGTTGCTTCGAGTCCAGGGGCTTGGTATCAGCGGCAGGCTTTGCGTCGGCGATGTTTTCGCTGGCTGGCTTGGAGCTGCCGTTGCTGCCGCGGCCATCGACGATCTGCATGCCCGGGTCGTAGGACTGGGCGCCCCGGACCAGGATGGGGAAGATGCGTGTCTGCTGGTCAGACGTCAGGTCGAGCTCGCCCGTGAGTTTTGCCAATTGCCGGAGCGCATGGGCTTCGACCCGGCTGGCACTGGCCAGGAGTTCGTCATGCCGCGGGTGGCCGGGTTTGACCTGAACCTTCAAGTCCGTCCGCAGCTCGGCTGCGGCTGGTCCAGAAGGCGTGTTCCGGTCTGCTCGCGGACGATTGGGACGGCTGGACTTGCCAGAACCCGCCGAACGGGCACCGCTTGCCTGGGATTCCGGTTGCCAGGCACCGGAGGTGGCGAATTCTTCCTTCGCGCTCTTGCCGCGATTCGTCCGCGATGTTCCCGCTTCCATGCCGCCGGCCGCGTCACCATGGGTGACGACGAAGGTCACCGTGCCGGCTAGCACCAGCATGACGACTCCGGTTATGAATGGAAGGCGGTGGACCATCGTGACGTCAGTCAGGTCTGCGGGCGGAGTTTCTGGATCTTCTCATCCAGGCTTTGCTTCTCCTTCTTCAGCTTCGCGGCATTCGGGCCATCGAGTTCCTCGATGAGCCGTCCGTAGAGCTCGGAGATTTGTTCGTGATAACTGAGAATGGTTTCGTCGCGCTTGAGGCGGATGCGCGTGGCCGCGCGCTGGATCTCACGCTCCACGGAGACTTGCTCCTGGGGTGCGAGGTCGAGCGAGTGCTTCAGGAGCGAGAGCGTCTCTTCTTCCCAATGGGCAGAGACCTCGGGCTTGGGCGCAGAGGCTTTCTTGCCCTGAATCTGGCCGACGCCGAAGCCGCAGGCGAAGACGGTCGCGAGGGCGAGAAGGATCACGAGATGATCGCGGAAACTTGGCTTCATGGTGCTTCAGGGATCGGGATTCGTGGGGAAGGAAGATGGCTCGAAGGCGTCAGGCGGTCCGCCAACAAGAGCCAAGCGAGGATGCCTGCCAAAACGGCCAGACCGGCCACGGTCCAGCGGCGCCAGATCTGGCGCAGGAAGCCGGCATGAACCTGAGCGCCGAGCTCAGGCAGCCAGCCGATGGGATTGTCTTCCGGTGCGGCTCCTGAGGCCGACTCGGTCATCGTGCGGCGGAGCTTTTGCCGGCCGGCGGCCGCGAGCTTCTGCCAGGATGGCGGGGTATCGGGCTTCATGGCGATTCGAGTTGTTTGAGCAATGTGTTGAGTTTCTTGCGGGCGCGGAAGGCGGTCACCTTGACCTTTGATTGGCCCCAGCCGGTCAATGCGGAGATCTCGGCGACCGAGCGCTCTTCCAGGTCGAGCAGACGGATGACGATTTGTTCGTGGGGCTTCAGTGCGGCGATGAGGCGGTCGAGAAGGCCGGACACCAGATCCGGGTCATCATTGCCGCCGTGATCTTCCGCCTGGGATTGGATGTGCTCGAGGGCGATGCGCTCGGCGTCCGTTAGATCGCTCGCCATGACGGCGGGGCGGGCCTTCTGACGGCGCAGCCAATCGTAGCAGGTGGTGACCGCGAGGCGGCTAACCCAGTGACTGAAAGGCTGCGGGCCCCGGTACTGGTGCATCTTCACGAAGACCTTGATGAAGACTTCCTGGAGGACGTCTTCCAGATCCGCATTCCGGCGGATCTGGCGGCTGACGAGGCGCGCTACCAGGGGATGGAGGAGAGTGACGATTTCCTTGCCCGCGGCTTCTTCGCCCCTGCGCGCCGCTTCCAGCAGGGCCATCGATGGCTCCTGGGATGAAGCGGCGTCATTGACCGGGGCGGCCATGCCCGGTGCCGGGCAGGCACCTGCCTGCGGCGCGTGGCCGAAGACCTCCGGGGTCGCCCAGAGCCCGTGCTCGATCCGTCCGCTATGGAGGTAGCCGCTCATGGGGTGGGCGTGCGTTGCACGCGGTAGTAACGATGGGCCGGCGCGGGCGAGGTGGTATCGGTGAAGGAAAGGGAGGCGGTGATCTTGTTCGCGGCGAAGCGTGATCCGGTCAGGGCATTGCTCCACGACTTGAGATCGTCGGAGCACTGGACCTGATAGTCGAAGCCGGTATGGGCAGGCCACCGGAGCAGGCTGCCTCCACTGGACGGCTTGGTGACGCTCTCCAAGGCAAAGGGCTCCGGCGGGATGGAGGCCACCAGCCAATCCGCGACGAGCAGCCAGTTGTCCCCGGCCTGGCCAGGAGAACCGGCCGCGATCTCCCACTCGGCGGCGACGGGTCCGAGATTCATCGCGGCCGAGACGGAGGTGAATTTCTGACTGAAAAGCGGTATGGAATCCAATTCCGCGGACCACACGTTCTTGGTGAAATTGATCGAAACACTCAGCGTCTGGAGGGCGGCGATGCCTAACAACTGGTCGCCGCGCAGGAAGGCGATGCCGGTGTCGCGGACGGTGACGCCGTCGTCGGTCATGACTTTCCCGGAGGTGTTGTCGAAGACCACTGCGGCGAGGAAGGTGCCCGCGATGTTGTAGAACGAGATGTAGAAGCGGTCGCGTTTCGAATTGGTGGAGTCTTGCACTCCCAGCAGGGAATCGAACTGCACCTCCGGGAAGCCGGTGGTGACGGGATTGAAATTGACCGGGCGGTAGACCAGAGTGGTTGCACTATTCGGCGAGGCATAGCCCAGCCAGGCGGTCTTTCCCAAGGGCAGATCGGCCACTGCATTCTGGGCGATCCCTTGCACTGCGTTGACCGAATTGGTGGAGACCCAACTGTTGCTGCCGCCCCACTTGTTGTTGCCCACGGTGAACTCCTCGAACTGCGTGGAATACAGCGTGCCCGCCTCCGACACCGGCGTCAGGATCGACGTCGAGAGGAGGAAGACCGCTTGGGCGGCAGTGAGGAGAGGGCGCTTCACAAGTCAGTTAGCCGGGCTTCGCCAAAAGCAACGCTGGGTGGGATTCATCCTGGCGGGGATTCAGGGTGAAGTGGTGGATTTGGGATCCTTGTCTGACTTGTCCTTGGTCTGGCCTGGCGGTGCCGGAGGTTTTCCGCGGCCGGTTCCCTTGAAGAATTCCTCGAGGGTCACGAAGCCATCCTCATTCTCATCCATGTGGTTGAAGTGGTTCGCGGGGACGTGCGGAGGGACGTGGCTGTATCTCGGCAGGGTGGAGAACTCTTCCAACGTGAGGAGCTGATCATCACCGGCCAGATCGAGGAAGAGGGATGCGACCTTCTGGTCCATGCGGTTCTTCAATTCCACGACCGCGGCCTGACGCTCGGTCTCATCGACCTGTCCATCGCCATTCGTGTCCCAGATCTTGTTGCCCTGGCCGCGGGAGCTATTGCGGGCCTCATCGTATGCCTGGCGCTCCAATTCGGAGATGTTCCCGTCTCCATTCACATCGAGGAACGCGGCGGTGGAGGTCGTCATGCCCGGTGGCACGGCGACGCAAACTCCGGCGAGAACAAGCCACGGGAAGAGTGGAGTTTTCATGATTGAATGCGGGGACAGCTTTCGAGAATGGCCGTCTGGCGGGGCATCGGTTTCCAACGATGCAGGGCGCAAACCGGGGTCCATACCGGCCCGCAGGATAGGGGATGGGGGGCCGCAAGGCAATGCCGAGCATGCGTAGGGTCCGGCGGTGGGAGCCGGCCTGAATCCGGGGGCCGGGATTTACTTCGCAGGCACCCGCGTGCGGGCGGCGGTGTAGCCGGCGGCTTCGGCGGTGATTTCCCAGGCACCGCCCGGCTGGGCGCTGCCAACCGGCGAGAGGTGGAGCTTGCCGGAGTCGGTGCCGCGGGTTTCGGCCATGCCCTGGGCGAGGGCGAGGATGGCGCGGATGATGGTTTCACCTTCGGCATCCGACACGGCGACCTGGGGAGGCATGGGGACCTCGCCCCAGACGCCGCCGCCGCCGGTTTTGACCTTGGCTTGCAGGCGGGCGGCCTCGTCGGGTTTGCCGCGGTATTTCATGGCGACGTCGAGATAGGCGGGGCCGACGGAGGTCTTGTCGACCTGATGGCAGGCGAAGCATTGGCGGGAGGTGACCAGCTTCTCGATGTCGGAGGAGAACTGGGGGCCGCCGGCGTCGTGGCCGGTGGGGGGGATGTAGCGGGCGCGGACGACGATCTTCGAGGGATCGGCGGCGCCTTTGACGGTGAAGGGGACTTCTTCGTCGAAGCCGAGCTTGTCGGGCTTGCCGGTGAGATCGAGGGTGAGGGGTGGTAGCGTCTTTTCCGCTTCAAGGGGGACACGGGCGATCGCGATGGCGCCTTTCGCATCGGTGGCGACGGCGCGGAGTTCGGAGCCGCTGCTGGTCAGGGTGACGGAG is drawn from Luteolibacter sp. Y139 and contains these coding sequences:
- a CDS encoding RNA polymerase sigma factor, with product MSGYLHSGRIEHGLWATPEVFGHAPQAGACPAPGMAAPVNDAASSQEPSMALLEAARRGEEAAGKEIVTLLHPLVARLVSRQIRRNADLEDVLQEVFIKVFVKMHQYRGPQPFSHWVSRLAVTTCYDWLRRQKARPAVMASDLTDAERIALEHIQSQAEDHGGNDDPDLVSGLLDRLIAALKPHEQIVIRLLDLEERSVAEISALTGWGQSKVKVTAFRARKKLNTLLKQLESP
- a CDS encoding EF-hand domain-containing protein yields the protein MKTPLFPWLVLAGVCVAVPPGMTTSTAAFLDVNGDGNISELERQAYDEARNSSRGQGNKIWDTNGDGQVDETERQAAVVELKNRMDQKVASLFLDLAGDDQLLTLEEFSTLPRYSHVPPHVPANHFNHMDENEDGFVTLEEFFKGTGRGKPPAPPGQTKDKSDKDPKSTTSP